A genome region from Mesorhizobium sp. B2-1-8 includes the following:
- a CDS encoding caspase family protein — translation MQMLQKFTGLIVVLVFFAVSSATGALAQGEKRLAFVIGNGAYQSGELATAANDAGLIAQTLQAAGFDVVGARDVDQESLRGALRDFLGKVSAAGPDAIVFVYLAGHGVQFEGENYYLPIDAQIASPADVPLQAMRLSDVTKSLAGLPTKVNVVVLDAARPNAFPKWKEPLAGGLALVDPDPNMLIAFNAAPGTVAPESKGPYGAYAQALAEMIREGGLSLDDVFDRTRLRVNAVTQGAEVPWNASKIITPFVFFDRAADAPAPKVSEAESRSNRTRAIRDFNAHDAYVAALDRDTMRGYEDFLVTYPHDPMAKRVRAMIAARREAITWRETWLQDMPEAYWSYLRRYPHGPHAWDARRRLEHFDAALEPPAEFTVYEYDLPPPPEEEIVYVDRPVLYFDDPDFNFEPPPPIAVIFLPPPPPDFVVLAAPPPPVDVFVLPTPVFVPIPAFINPPRHIVPPPNDIIFNNIHNTTVINNINNTTINETANQAGQPSGGLTTGQKMAVGAGAAALAAKVALPPLLQKKAVLSKQSQGGQPLKPGQAATRGQQPDATPQSKTGKRSTDHALPGANGKTLPLVNGKPVLNGQNAPNRKVPGKQGTVSGNQQPTGNAGAAVTGNGQQNGAVNGQGKNGKFRKPPTVNGAQGENGQNAQQRLRKNNPNALSGQNGGRPKKLTRKDLSAGQTAVGSSDQGSANGSERGKKLRKLPTVNGAPADNRPSAQERLRKNNPNAFSGQNQGSANGNRRFRRLPNGQDGSAGASTNVQRNFKQQRPNVQVLRPQRPEFQAQPKPQVQERRLQQQPRPQPQEQQRRLPQQPREQPPQGNKKPTCGHPGEPPCKQ, via the coding sequence ATGCAGATGCTTCAGAAATTCACCGGCCTCATAGTCGTTCTTGTCTTTTTCGCGGTCAGTTCCGCGACTGGAGCCCTCGCGCAAGGTGAAAAGCGCTTGGCCTTCGTCATCGGCAATGGCGCGTATCAGTCCGGCGAACTCGCGACCGCCGCCAATGATGCGGGCCTGATCGCGCAGACCTTGCAGGCGGCTGGGTTCGATGTGGTCGGGGCGCGCGATGTCGACCAGGAATCGCTGCGCGGCGCATTGCGCGATTTCCTCGGCAAGGTCTCCGCCGCCGGCCCAGACGCGATTGTCTTCGTCTATCTTGCCGGCCACGGCGTGCAGTTCGAAGGGGAGAATTACTACTTGCCGATCGATGCCCAGATCGCCAGTCCGGCCGACGTGCCGCTTCAGGCGATGCGGCTCTCCGATGTCACCAAGTCGCTGGCCGGATTGCCGACCAAGGTCAACGTCGTCGTGCTTGACGCGGCGCGGCCAAATGCCTTCCCGAAGTGGAAAGAGCCGCTGGCCGGCGGCCTTGCGTTGGTCGATCCCGATCCGAACATGCTGATTGCCTTCAACGCCGCTCCCGGAACGGTCGCGCCCGAGAGCAAAGGCCCCTACGGCGCCTATGCCCAGGCACTGGCCGAGATGATACGCGAAGGCGGATTGTCGCTTGACGACGTGTTCGATCGCACACGACTGCGTGTCAACGCGGTGACGCAAGGTGCGGAAGTGCCGTGGAACGCCTCGAAAATCATCACGCCGTTCGTCTTCTTCGACCGTGCTGCGGATGCGCCCGCGCCCAAGGTTTCGGAGGCCGAATCCCGGTCCAATCGGACCAGGGCGATCCGCGATTTCAACGCTCATGACGCCTATGTCGCGGCTCTCGACCGCGACACGATGCGCGGCTACGAGGATTTCCTCGTCACTTATCCACACGATCCGATGGCCAAGCGCGTGCGCGCCATGATCGCCGCGCGGCGCGAGGCGATCACGTGGCGCGAGACCTGGCTGCAGGACATGCCGGAAGCTTACTGGTCTTATCTGCGGCGCTATCCGCATGGTCCGCATGCCTGGGACGCGCGCCGGCGGCTCGAACATTTCGACGCTGCCCTGGAGCCCCCGGCGGAGTTCACCGTCTATGAGTATGATTTGCCGCCGCCGCCGGAGGAGGAAATCGTCTACGTCGACAGGCCGGTGCTCTATTTCGACGATCCCGATTTCAACTTCGAGCCGCCACCGCCGATCGCGGTGATCTTCCTGCCGCCGCCGCCGCCGGATTTCGTCGTGCTGGCGGCGCCGCCGCCGCCGGTCGACGTCTTCGTCCTGCCGACGCCGGTGTTCGTGCCGATACCTGCGTTCATCAACCCGCCGCGTCACATCGTGCCGCCGCCGAACGACATCATCTTCAACAACATCCACAACACGACCGTCATCAACAACATCAACAATACGACGATCAACGAGACCGCCAATCAGGCCGGGCAGCCAAGCGGCGGTCTCACCACCGGGCAGAAGATGGCCGTTGGTGCGGGCGCGGCCGCGCTCGCGGCCAAGGTGGCGCTGCCGCCTCTGCTGCAGAAAAAGGCCGTGCTGTCGAAGCAGAGTCAGGGCGGCCAGCCTCTGAAGCCCGGCCAGGCTGCCACGCGAGGCCAGCAGCCGGATGCGACGCCACAGTCGAAGACGGGCAAGCGCTCTACCGACCACGCCTTGCCGGGGGCCAATGGCAAGACGCTGCCGCTCGTCAACGGCAAGCCGGTGCTCAACGGCCAGAACGCGCCAAACCGGAAAGTGCCGGGCAAGCAAGGCACGGTGAGCGGCAACCAACAGCCTACCGGAAATGCCGGTGCCGCCGTTACCGGCAATGGCCAGCAGAACGGAGCTGTCAACGGTCAGGGCAAGAATGGCAAGTTCCGCAAGCCGCCGACCGTCAATGGCGCGCAGGGCGAGAACGGGCAGAACGCCCAGCAGAGGCTCAGGAAGAACAACCCGAATGCGTTGTCCGGCCAGAACGGAGGCAGGCCGAAGAAGCTGACCCGCAAGGATCTTTCGGCAGGCCAGACGGCTGTCGGATCCAGCGATCAAGGCTCGGCCAACGGAAGCGAAAGGGGCAAGAAGCTCCGCAAGCTGCCGACCGTCAATGGCGCGCCGGCCGACAACCGGCCGAGCGCGCAGGAGCGGCTCAGGAAGAACAATCCGAACGCGTTCTCCGGCCAGAATCAGGGTTCGGCCAATGGGAACAGGAGGTTCCGCCGGTTACCGAACGGTCAAGATGGTTCCGCCGGTGCGAGCACCAACGTCCAGCGCAACTTCAAGCAGCAAAGGCCGAACGTGCAGGTGCTGAGGCCGCAAAGACCGGAGTTCCAGGCGCAGCCGAAGCCTCAGGTGCAAGAGAGACGCCTGCAGCAACAGCCGAGGCCTCAGCCTCAGGAGCAGCAACGACGCCTGCCGCAGCAACCCAGGGAGCAGCCGCCACAGGGAAACAAAAAGCCGACCTGCGGGCATCCTGGGGAGCCGCCCTGCAAGCAATAG
- the ctaD gene encoding cytochrome c oxidase subunit I, whose translation MADAAAHDGHDHKPYHGWVRWVYSTNHKDIGTLYLIFAIMAGIIGGALSVAIRMELQEPGIQIFSGLAQMVYGMNGDAAVDGGKSMYNAFATAHALIMIFFMVMPALIGGFANWMVPIMIGAPDMAFPRMNNISFWLLPPAFILLLTSMFMPSAPGAYGVGGGWTLYPPLSTSGQPGPAMDLAILSIHIAGASSILGAINFITTIFNMRAPGMTLHKMPLFAWSVLVTAFLLLLSLPVLAGGITMLLTDRNFGTTFFAPDGGGDPLLFQHLFWFFGHPEVYILILPGFGIISHVISTFSRKPVFGYLGMAYAMVAIGAVGFIVWAHHMYTTGLSLDTQRYFVFATMVIAVPTGVKIFSWIATMWGGSISFKTPMLWALGFIFLFTIGGVTGVQLANAGLDRSLHDTYFVIAHFHYVLSLGAVFAIFAGWYYWFPKMTGYMYSPVIANTHFWVTFVGVNLIFFPQHFLGLAGMPRRTIDYPDAFAGWNYVSSIGSYISAVGVLIFLYCVFEAFQKKRVAGANPWGEGATTLEWQLPSPPPFHQWEQLPKIK comes from the coding sequence ATGGCAGACGCTGCAGCTCACGACGGGCACGACCACAAGCCGTATCATGGCTGGGTGCGGTGGGTTTATTCGACCAACCACAAGGACATCGGTACGCTCTACCTGATCTTCGCGATCATGGCCGGTATCATCGGCGGCGCGCTGTCGGTCGCCATCCGCATGGAGCTGCAGGAGCCTGGCATCCAGATCTTCAGCGGCCTGGCGCAGATGGTCTACGGCATGAACGGTGACGCCGCGGTCGATGGCGGCAAGAGCATGTACAATGCCTTCGCCACGGCGCACGCCCTGATCATGATCTTCTTCATGGTCATGCCGGCGCTGATCGGCGGTTTTGCCAACTGGATGGTGCCGATCATGATCGGCGCTCCGGACATGGCGTTCCCGCGCATGAACAACATCTCGTTCTGGCTGCTGCCGCCGGCCTTCATCCTGCTGCTCACCTCGATGTTCATGCCAAGTGCACCAGGTGCTTACGGTGTTGGTGGTGGCTGGACGCTCTACCCACCACTGTCGACTTCGGGCCAGCCCGGACCGGCGATGGATCTGGCGATCCTGTCGATCCACATCGCCGGTGCGTCCTCGATCCTGGGCGCCATCAACTTCATCACCACCATCTTCAACATGCGCGCCCCGGGCATGACGCTGCACAAGATGCCGCTGTTTGCCTGGTCGGTGCTGGTCACCGCGTTCCTGCTCTTGCTGTCCCTGCCGGTTCTGGCCGGCGGCATCACCATGCTGCTCACCGACCGTAATTTCGGCACCACCTTCTTCGCTCCCGATGGCGGCGGCGATCCGCTGCTGTTCCAGCACCTGTTCTGGTTCTTCGGCCATCCGGAAGTGTACATCCTGATCCTGCCGGGGTTCGGCATCATCAGCCACGTCATCTCGACCTTCTCGCGCAAGCCGGTGTTCGGTTATCTCGGCATGGCCTACGCCATGGTCGCGATCGGCGCCGTCGGTTTCATCGTCTGGGCGCACCATATGTACACGACCGGCCTGTCGCTCGACACGCAGCGCTATTTCGTCTTCGCCACCATGGTCATCGCGGTGCCGACGGGCGTAAAGATCTTCTCCTGGATCGCTACGATGTGGGGCGGGTCGATCTCGTTCAAGACGCCGATGCTGTGGGCGCTGGGCTTCATCTTCCTGTTCACCATCGGCGGCGTCACAGGCGTCCAACTGGCCAATGCCGGCCTCGACCGTTCGCTGCATGACACCTATTTCGTCATCGCGCACTTCCACTACGTGCTGTCGCTGGGCGCGGTGTTCGCCATCTTCGCCGGCTGGTATTATTGGTTCCCGAAGATGACCGGCTACATGTATTCGCCTGTCATCGCCAACACCCACTTCTGGGTCACCTTCGTCGGCGTCAACCTGATCTTCTTCCCGCAGCACTTCCTCGGCCTCGCCGGCATGCCGCGCCGCACCATCGACTATCCCGACGCGTTTGCGGGCTGGAACTATGTGTCGTCCATCGGCTCTTATATCTCGGCCGTCGGCGTCCTGATCTTCCTCTACTGCGTGTTCGAAGCCTTCCAGAAGAAGCGGGTGGCCGGCGCCAACCCATGGGGCGAGGGCGCAACGACTCTCGAATGGCAGCTGCCTTCGCCGCCGCCCTTCCACCAGTGGGAGCAGCTGCCGAAGATCAAGTAA
- a CDS encoding IS5 family transposase, translating to MSRPREKRETGEQDLFRSRLDQIINMKHELVRLAQAIDWPVLEERFGAVYSDGPGMPPLPTRLMAGLAILKHTFDLSDEELCARWVENPYFQYLCGEEFFRHELSFERSSMTRWRQRMGEEPITALLQESLAVAVKSGAMKPADTRRVIVDTTVQPKNVMFPTDAKLVNRARERLVRLAKKAGLDLRQTYVRVGKLALIKHQRYAHAKQFKRANKALRKLKTYLGRTIRDISRRITGQTDLEASFKWPLYQASAVLEQRQRQRGRKIYSLHAHEVECIGKGKAHAPYEFGVKVSIATTLERSKGGQFALHAKALPGNPYDGHTLATVIPDMEKTIGNEIGRILADAGYRGHNAPESHKLRVFTAGQKRRVTPAIKRQMRRRSAVEPVIGHIKAEHRMGRNYLAGEQGDAINAILAAAGYNFSLLIKWFRLLLWLLITALQSRPRSSAA from the coding sequence ATGTCCAGGCCACGCGAGAAGCGCGAGACGGGAGAGCAGGACCTGTTCCGCTCCAGGCTCGATCAGATCATCAACATGAAGCACGAGTTGGTGCGGCTGGCGCAGGCGATCGACTGGCCGGTGCTGGAGGAGCGTTTCGGCGCGGTCTATTCGGACGGTCCTGGCATGCCGCCCTTGCCGACGCGACTGATGGCGGGCCTTGCGATCCTGAAGCACACTTTCGACTTGTCGGACGAGGAGCTGTGCGCCCGCTGGGTGGAGAACCCCTACTTCCAGTATCTGTGCGGTGAAGAGTTCTTCCGCCACGAGCTCTCCTTCGAGCGCTCATCGATGACGCGCTGGCGCCAGCGCATGGGCGAGGAGCCGATCACGGCGCTCCTGCAAGAAAGCCTGGCGGTGGCGGTCAAGAGCGGAGCGATGAAGCCGGCCGATACGCGCCGGGTGATCGTCGACACGACCGTGCAGCCGAAGAACGTGATGTTCCCCACCGACGCCAAGCTCGTCAATCGGGCGCGCGAGCGGCTGGTGCGGCTGGCCAAGAAGGCGGGGCTCGATTTGCGCCAGACCTACGTGCGGGTCGGCAAGCTGGCGCTGATCAAGCACCAGCGCTACGCGCACGCCAAGCAGTTCAAGCGGGCCAACAAGGCGCTGCGCAAGCTCAAGACCTATCTCGGCCGCACCATTCGCGACATCTCCCGCCGGATCACCGGCCAAACGGACCTCGAGGCGAGCTTCAAGTGGCCGCTCTACCAGGCCTCGGCGGTTCTGGAGCAACGTCAGCGCCAGCGCGGCCGCAAAATCTACAGCCTGCACGCCCATGAGGTCGAGTGCATCGGCAAGGGCAAGGCGCATGCCCCTTACGAGTTCGGCGTCAAGGTCTCGATCGCCACGACGCTCGAACGCTCGAAGGGCGGCCAGTTCGCCCTGCACGCTAAGGCACTGCCCGGCAATCCCTATGACGGCCATACGCTCGCGACCGTTATCCCCGACATGGAAAAGACCATCGGCAACGAAATCGGCCGCATCCTCGCCGACGCCGGATATCGCGGCCACAACGCACCTGAAAGCCACAAGCTCAGGGTCTTCACCGCCGGCCAGAAGCGCCGCGTCACACCTGCCATCAAGCGTCAGATGCGCAGGCGATCGGCAGTCGAACCCGTCATCGGCCACATCAAGGCCGAGCACCGCATGGGCCGCAACTACCTCGCCGGCGAACAGGGCGACGCCATCAACGCCATCCTCGCCGCCGCCGGCTACAACTTCTCGCTCCTGATCAAATGGTTCAGGCTGCTTTTGTGGCTTCTCATCACAGCACTCCAAAGCCGCCCCAGATCCAGCGCAGCCTGA
- a CDS encoding heme o synthase — MALVDKTSIDEAGFRMSEATAGDFFALLKPRVMSLVVFTAFVGLVAAPVTINPLLAVIAILAIAIGAGASGALNMWYDADIDAVMTRTASRPVPSGRILPHEALSFGLVLSVLSVMTLGVLVNWLAATLLAFTIFFYAVVYTMWLKRSTPQNIVIGGAAGAIPPVIGWAAATGSVSLESIILFLIIFLWTPPHFWALALFKSEDYGRAGIPMMPNVAGHASTRRQIFAYALVLAPVGVLPWLLGYTTPFYGVAALLLGVGFVWYAWKVLGMADDDRAMKPAKALFAYSLLYLFAIFAAYLADCVVERALAMGGA, encoded by the coding sequence ATGGCCCTAGTCGACAAAACCAGCATTGACGAAGCGGGCTTCCGCATGTCGGAAGCGACGGCGGGCGATTTCTTCGCCCTCCTGAAGCCGCGCGTCATGTCGCTGGTGGTGTTCACCGCCTTTGTCGGGCTGGTCGCGGCACCGGTGACCATCAATCCGCTGCTGGCGGTGATAGCCATCCTGGCTATTGCGATCGGGGCTGGCGCCTCGGGTGCCCTCAACATGTGGTACGACGCCGACATCGACGCGGTGATGACCAGGACAGCCAGCCGCCCGGTTCCGTCCGGTCGTATACTGCCGCACGAGGCGCTTAGCTTCGGCCTGGTGCTTTCGGTCCTGTCGGTGATGACCCTCGGCGTGCTGGTCAACTGGCTGGCCGCTACGCTGCTGGCCTTCACCATCTTCTTCTATGCCGTCGTGTACACGATGTGGCTGAAACGCTCGACGCCGCAGAACATCGTCATCGGCGGTGCCGCGGGCGCCATCCCGCCGGTTATCGGCTGGGCCGCGGCGACCGGGTCGGTCAGCCTCGAAAGCATCATCCTGTTCCTGATCATCTTCCTGTGGACGCCGCCGCATTTCTGGGCGCTAGCGCTGTTCAAGTCCGAGGACTATGGCCGCGCCGGCATCCCGATGATGCCGAACGTCGCCGGCCATGCATCGACCCGCCGTCAGATTTTTGCCTACGCACTGGTGCTGGCCCCGGTCGGCGTGCTGCCCTGGCTGCTCGGCTACACGACGCCATTCTATGGCGTGGCCGCTCTGCTGCTGGGCGTTGGTTTCGTCTGGTATGCCTGGAAAGTGCTTGGCATGGCCGATGACGACCGCGCCATGAAGCCGGCCAAGGCCCTGTTCGCCTATTCGCTGCTCTATCTCTTCGCCATCTTCGCTGCCTATCTGGCCGACTGTGTCGTCGAACGCGCGCTTGCCATGGGTGGGGCATGA
- a CDS encoding transglutaminase-like cysteine peptidase, whose translation MGGLRSASVGGSTSVPYGWIDFCHRRPKECKVPALPAVNVKLTARTLRILKRINQKANSSIKPVSNYEHWGTMMDHWDYPVDGKGDCKIYALYKRKLLQEAGFPRQALLMTVVRDLNNEGHTILTVKTDKGDLILDNMVDEIRPWNATGYYFLKRQSQQNPNIWLSVNQRGGTAKRILPDS comes from the coding sequence ATGGGCGGGTTGCGCTCGGCCTCCGTGGGTGGAAGCACCAGCGTCCCCTACGGTTGGATCGATTTCTGTCATCGCCGACCAAAAGAATGCAAGGTGCCTGCTCTGCCGGCCGTGAACGTCAAGCTGACGGCGCGGACCCTCCGCATCCTCAAACGGATAAATCAGAAGGCGAACAGTTCCATCAAACCCGTGAGCAATTACGAGCACTGGGGCACGATGATGGACCACTGGGACTATCCGGTGGACGGCAAGGGCGACTGCAAGATCTACGCGCTCTACAAGCGCAAGCTCCTTCAGGAGGCTGGATTTCCCCGGCAGGCGCTGCTGATGACGGTGGTGCGCGATCTGAACAATGAGGGCCACACCATCCTGACGGTGAAGACGGACAAGGGCGATCTCATCCTCGACAATATGGTCGACGAAATCAGGCCCTGGAACGCGACCGGCTATTATTTCCTGAAACGTCAATCGCAGCAGAATCCGAATATCTGGCTGTCGGTCAACCAGCGAGGCGGCACCGCGAAGCGAATATTGCCCGACTCGTAA
- the coxB gene encoding cytochrome c oxidase subunit II, producing MRREKEYGLNHLETVGIPVPALFVILVGKAARNWETKRAMRNFLAGARFLASAKFLSACAAATIFAGTSAHADQPVEWETTFQAPATDMMRQIEWFGNYTMWFIVPITILVLLLLAYCIVRFRASANPVPSKTSHNTLIEVIWTVGPVVVLLCLAIPSFQLLTAQYTPPEEAKLTVKATGNQWNWDYEYQTDNTLAFNSAILQDGDRAAAGKEDRKVYPRLLAVDNELVVPVNTMTRVLVTATDVIHSFAMPSFGIKIDAIPGRTNETWFKAEKEGLYYGQCSQLCGKDHAFMPIAIRVVSDAQFKTWLAAAKTNLPGANKTLMAEVDGQNKVAAAGN from the coding sequence TTGCGGAGGGAAAAAGAGTATGGTTTGAACCACCTTGAGACTGTCGGGATTCCCGTCCCGGCATTGTTCGTTATTCTCGTTGGCAAGGCCGCGAGGAACTGGGAGACGAAGAGGGCGATGAGAAATTTCCTAGCTGGCGCCAGGTTTCTAGCAAGTGCCAAGTTTCTGAGTGCTTGTGCCGCCGCCACGATTTTTGCCGGCACATCCGCCCATGCCGATCAGCCCGTGGAGTGGGAGACCACCTTCCAGGCGCCGGCGACCGACATGATGCGGCAGATTGAGTGGTTCGGAAACTACACGATGTGGTTCATCGTTCCGATCACCATCCTGGTGCTCCTTCTCCTCGCCTACTGCATCGTGAGGTTTCGTGCGAGCGCGAACCCGGTTCCCTCCAAGACCAGCCACAACACGCTGATCGAGGTGATCTGGACCGTCGGTCCGGTCGTCGTCCTGCTCTGCCTTGCCATTCCCTCGTTCCAACTCCTGACCGCGCAATACACCCCGCCGGAAGAGGCCAAGCTGACGGTCAAGGCGACCGGCAACCAGTGGAACTGGGACTACGAGTACCAGACCGACAACACGCTCGCCTTCAACTCCGCGATCCTCCAGGACGGTGACCGCGCCGCCGCCGGCAAGGAAGACCGCAAGGTCTATCCGCGCCTGCTCGCTGTCGACAATGAGCTGGTGGTGCCGGTCAACACCATGACCCGCGTGCTCGTCACCGCGACCGACGTGATCCACTCCTTCGCCATGCCGTCTTTCGGCATCAAGATCGACGCCATTCCGGGCCGTACCAACGAGACCTGGTTCAAGGCGGAGAAGGAAGGCCTTTATTATGGTCAGTGCTCGCAGCTCTGCGGCAAGGACCACGCCTTCATGCCGATCGCCATCCGTGTCGTCTCGGATGCGCAGTTCAAGACCTGGCTGGCGGCAGCCAAGACCAATCTGCCGGGCGCCAACAAGACGCTCATGGCCGAGGTCGATGGCCAGAACAAGGTAGCGGCCGCCGGCAATTGA
- a CDS encoding invasion associated locus B family protein, with protein sequence MNSWLSRLRHTRPGLSRTLANAVFLAVLSAAGLFVAGQADAAQPSGTVKSTHGAWSIICDTPAGATSEQCVMMQNVVAEDRPEMGLSVVVLRTADNKAEILRVLAPLGVLLPNGLGLNVDGKDIGRAYFVRCFQDGCYAEVILEKPLLDTLKTGTSATFIVFQTPEEGIGIPVDLKGFAEGFAALP encoded by the coding sequence ATGAACTCTTGGCTTTCGAGACTGAGGCATACGCGACCGGGCCTCTCGAGAACCCTGGCGAACGCCGTGTTTCTCGCCGTCCTGTCCGCGGCCGGTCTGTTCGTCGCTGGTCAAGCCGATGCCGCCCAGCCGAGCGGCACGGTCAAGTCGACGCATGGCGCCTGGTCGATCATCTGCGACACGCCGGCCGGAGCCACCTCGGAACAATGCGTGATGATGCAGAACGTCGTCGCCGAGGACCGTCCGGAGATGGGGCTTTCGGTCGTCGTGCTGCGCACCGCCGACAACAAGGCCGAGATCCTGCGCGTGCTGGCGCCGCTCGGCGTGCTGTTGCCGAACGGCCTCGGCCTCAACGTCGACGGCAAGGACATCGGCCGCGCCTATTTCGTGCGCTGCTTCCAGGACGGCTGTTATGCCGAGGTCATTCTCGAAAAGCCGCTGCTCGACACGCTGAAGACCGGCACGTCGGCAACGTTCATCGTCTTCCAGACGCCTGAGGAAGGCATCGGCATCCCGGTCGACCTCAAGGGTTTCGCCGAGGGTTTCGCCGCCCTGCCCTGA
- a CDS encoding cytochrome c oxidase assembly protein: MSVETPRKTAGKTGNLVVAAVCLAFFTGMIGMAYAAVPLYKMFCQATGYGGTTQRVEKQYAGHVLDREITVRFDANIAGVPWEFQPVQRSMTMKIGQTVQAHYQATNKFDRVVTGRATFNVQPELAGPYFNKVECFCFTDTTLKPGETLDMPVLFYVDPDIVNVPELKDIKTITLSYTMFPVEKNKPVASSEPAKGNSKTVSDTEGNLGG; encoded by the coding sequence ATGAGCGTCGAGACGCCCAGAAAGACGGCCGGCAAAACCGGCAATCTCGTCGTCGCGGCTGTTTGCCTCGCCTTCTTCACCGGCATGATCGGCATGGCCTACGCAGCCGTGCCGCTCTACAAGATGTTCTGCCAGGCGACCGGTTATGGCGGCACGACGCAACGTGTCGAGAAGCAGTATGCCGGCCACGTGCTTGACCGCGAGATCACCGTCCGCTTCGACGCCAACATTGCCGGCGTGCCTTGGGAGTTCCAGCCGGTCCAGCGCTCGATGACCATGAAGATTGGCCAGACCGTGCAGGCGCATTACCAGGCGACCAACAAGTTCGATCGCGTCGTCACCGGCCGCGCCACCTTCAATGTGCAGCCGGAACTGGCGGGTCCGTACTTCAACAAGGTCGAATGCTTCTGCTTTACCGATACGACGCTGAAGCCCGGGGAGACGCTGGATATGCCGGTCCTGTTCTATGTGGACCCCGATATCGTGAATGTGCCGGAACTGAAGGACATCAAGACGATCACGCTGTCCTATACGATGTTCCCGGTCGAGAAGAACAAGCCGGTCGCCTCCTCGGAGCCGGCCAAGGGCAATAGCAAGACAGTTTCAGATACCGAAGGAAATCTCGGGGGTTGA
- the tldD gene encoding metalloprotease TldD translates to MNSLIGQFDISDDRIKQIVADTIKGAEDGELFLEYSESEALMFDNGRLKTANFNTDQGFGLRAVAGEASGYAHSSDLSEASLLRAAEAVSTVKGGYSGTLAAAPARTNRHLYGDENPIPSPSFEAKAKLLQEIDAWLRAEDQRVRQVTASIAASWQHVEIVRADGQVVRDIRPLVRVNVSVVVGDGDRQESGSYGMGGRKAFGDFLIEDSWKHAAREALRQALVNLEAIPAPAGTFDIVLSSGWPGVMLHEAVGHGLEGDFNRKKTSAFAGLMGQQVAAKGVTVVDDGTIPERRGSLTVDDEGTPSARNVLIEDGKLVGYMQDRQNARLMGMKATGNGRREGYAHQPMPRMTNTYMTSGDMGPDEIIASVKNGIYAVSFGGGQVDITSGKFVFGCTEAYMIENGKVTQPIKGAMLIGNGPDAMHRVTMVGNDMKLDNGIGMCGKAGQGVPVGVGQPHLRMNQMTVGGTRV, encoded by the coding sequence ATGAACAGCCTGATCGGCCAATTCGACATTTCAGACGACCGCATCAAGCAGATCGTCGCCGACACCATCAAGGGCGCCGAAGACGGCGAGCTTTTCCTCGAATACAGCGAGAGCGAAGCGCTGATGTTCGACAACGGCCGGCTCAAGACCGCCAATTTCAACACCGACCAAGGCTTTGGCCTGCGTGCGGTCGCGGGCGAAGCCAGCGGCTACGCCCATTCCAGCGACCTGTCCGAGGCATCGCTGCTGCGCGCGGCCGAAGCCGTGTCGACAGTCAAGGGTGGCTATTCCGGTACGCTTGCCGCAGCCCCCGCCCGAACCAACCGCCACCTCTACGGCGACGAGAACCCGATCCCCTCGCCTTCCTTCGAGGCCAAGGCGAAGCTGCTGCAGGAAATCGACGCCTGGCTGCGCGCCGAGGATCAGCGCGTGCGCCAGGTGACGGCCTCGATCGCCGCGTCCTGGCAGCATGTCGAGATCGTTCGCGCCGACGGCCAGGTGGTGCGCGATATCAGGCCGCTGGTCCGCGTCAACGTCTCGGTCGTCGTCGGCGACGGCGACCGCCAGGAGAGCGGCTCCTATGGCATGGGCGGACGCAAGGCGTTCGGCGACTTCCTTATCGAGGATAGCTGGAAGCACGCCGCCAGGGAGGCACTCAGGCAGGCGCTGGTCAATTTGGAGGCGATCCCGGCCCCGGCCGGTACTTTCGACATCGTGCTGTCCAGCGGCTGGCCGGGCGTCATGCTGCACGAAGCCGTCGGGCACGGACTGGAAGGCGATTTCAACCGCAAGAAGACATCGGCCTTCGCCGGCCTGATGGGGCAGCAGGTGGCCGCCAAGGGCGTTACGGTCGTCGACGACGGCACCATCCCCGAACGGCGAGGGTCGCTGACCGTCGACGACGAAGGCACGCCTTCGGCCCGCAACGTGCTGATCGAGGACGGCAAGCTGGTCGGCTACATGCAGGACCGGCAGAATGCCCGGCTGATGGGCATGAAAGCCACCGGCAACGGCCGGCGCGAAGGCTATGCGCACCAGCCGATGCCGCGCATGACCAACACCTACATGACCTCGGGCGACATGGGGCCGGACGAGATCATCGCTTCCGTCAAGAACGGCATCTACGCCGTCTCCTTCGGCGGCGGCCAGGTCGACATCACGTCGGGCAAATTCGTGTTCGGCTGCACCGAGGCCTACATGATCGAGAACGGCAAGGTGACGCAGCCGATCAAGGGCGCCATGCTGATCGGCAACGGGCCTGACGCCATGCACCGCGTCACGATGGTCGGCAACGACATGAAGCTCGACAATGGCATCGGCATGTGCGGCAAGGCCGGCCAGGGCGTACCCGTCGGCGTCGGCCAGCCGCATCTGAGGATGAACCAGATGACGGTCGGCGGCACGCGGGTTTGA